TTTACGCGGTGATCGCCGTGACCGTGCTTTCAGCACTGGGGCCCGACGGCGTTGCCGGTAACCCGACGCCGTTGGCGGCCGCCGTCGAGAGCGGGACCTTGGCGTGGGCATCGCCGGTGGTGCGCATCGGGGCTGCCGTTGCGTCGCTCGGCGCGCTGTTGGCACTCATTGCCGGCTTGGGGCGAACGAGTCTTGCCATGGCACGCGAGTACGATCTTCCGCACGCCCTCGCCGCCGTTCATCCCCGGTATAAGGTTCCTCACCGGGCCGAACTCACCATCGCCGTCGTGATCTGCCTGGTCATAGTCGTGGCGGATCTTCGAGGGGCCATCGGGTTCTCGTCGTTCGGGGTGCTGCTGTATTACCTGGTGGCTAACATTGCCGCGTTTACGCAGCCCTACGCGGACCGACGGTATCCGAAGGTGCTGCAGGTTTTGGGTGCGGCTGCGTGCGTCGCTCTGGTTGCTACGCTGCCGCCGCTGTCTGTGGCGCTGGGCGTGGCCATGTTCGTCGTCGGCATCGTGTACCGGACGGTGCGGCTGCGGACTCGGTAGGTGGGGCACGCGTTAGGTGGGGCACGGCTCCACCGTGGGGTTAGGAACGATGGAGCCGTGCTTTGTGCTCCCTACGCCTGGAACGGATGGGGGTTCCCGCCGGACACCGGGTCTCCCGTTCCGGAAGCACACTCCGAGAGTAAGGGCAGTTTTTGGGCCTAGGTGTCGGTTCGATTTTCCTAGGTGGTGGAACTATGGCTTTTTGGGGTGGAACTATAGCTATTTGGGCCATTTCTCCTTGGCTGTCGGCAAAAATAGGTGCTTGAGGATGTTTCCTAGGTGGTGGTGCGGCTATGTTTTGGCGGCCTGATTGGACCCGGCTGGCAGAATGGCCGTATGACTGACACCCCGGTACCCGCCGTCGAACTGCGCATCACAATCAGCGACACTGAACCGGCTATCTGGCGGCAGCTGGTACTCCCGGAGAGCGCAACCCTTGAAGATCTGCACGAGGCGATCCAAGCGGCGTTCGGCTGGAACAACGCACACCTTTACGTCTTTTACGGAACGGAGCCCAGCGGAAGGCGGCGAGCCATAGGGGTGCTCGACGATGACTCCCCGGAAGGTGCTGAATCCGCGGGAGAGGTCGGGCTAATTGAGCTGTTCAACCCGGCTTCGCCTGGTGAGTCGGCATTCGAGTACGAGTACGATTTCGGTGACAGCTGGACTCACCAGATCGATGTCATCGGCACAGTGGAGCTTACTGCAGTTACCATTCTCTGCACTGGCGGTTCAATGCGCGGGCCGGTGGAAGACTCCGGCGGTGTGCACGGATACGCCAACGTAGCCCGCGTAATAGGAGATCCGAACCATCCGGAACATCGGGATGCCGTTTTCTGGTTCGAAACGGTGACCGGGGAGAAGGCCACCGGGTTTGATCCATCCGCCTTCGACCTGGAGGGCGTGAATACGGCGTTGGATCGACTCGCGCGCAGGCTTTGGGCCAAGCCGCCTTCGCCCGAAGACATGAACGAGGTCCTTGAACCCCTCCTCTGGCTGTTGCGGGAATCCGATCCGGACGGGCTGGACCTCACATCGGCGGGATGGCTTAAACCAGGCATCATCAAGCGGATGATGACAGACCTCAAGTGGGACGACGACTGGTTCGGAACTGGCCGCAACGAGGTCAACATTCCCCATGTCATGGACCTCCGGGAACAGCTGCAACGCTGGAAGCTGCTGCGGAAGTACAAGGGTAAGTTGCTGCTTACGCCTCTGGGCCGTCGTGTGGTCGAGGAACCCGCGGCGCTTTGGGAATTCCTTGCGGACAGGCTTGCGTCCCCGGACACACCTGCGGACGAGGTGGTTATGAGGCTCCTTGTTCATTGGGAGCTCACTGGAACAGAACCAGGCTGGATGATGATCGACGAGGTAGTCCGCTCCGAGCTTACTTTTCGCGGCTTTGTCATGACGGAGGGCAACGGCGGTATCCCGTTGAACCTGGCCCGCGATCTCTATTTGGACGTACGGCGGCCCCTGGGCTTGTTGGCTCTCTGGGGCTCCCGCATGCGGCGAGGTCCAGAGCCGAAGCTTTCCGACGCCGGGATCAAGTTCTTGTTGGACGTACAGCGACGCTTGGACGCCAGCCAACGCTGACGCGGCTGAATCGGCAAGGATTCTGCTTGACCCGATTCACCGCCCAACGTGCTGCCCGTCCCCACGGCTTCAACGCTCGTCCCGACGGTTGGCCGGCTGTCTTCGAGCAG
The Paenarthrobacter ureafaciens genome window above contains:
- a CDS encoding plasmid pRiA4b ORF-3 family protein, yielding MTDTPVPAVELRITISDTEPAIWRQLVLPESATLEDLHEAIQAAFGWNNAHLYVFYGTEPSGRRRAIGVLDDDSPEGAESAGEVGLIELFNPASPGESAFEYEYDFGDSWTHQIDVIGTVELTAVTILCTGGSMRGPVEDSGGVHGYANVARVIGDPNHPEHRDAVFWFETVTGEKATGFDPSAFDLEGVNTALDRLARRLWAKPPSPEDMNEVLEPLLWLLRESDPDGLDLTSAGWLKPGIIKRMMTDLKWDDDWFGTGRNEVNIPHVMDLREQLQRWKLLRKYKGKLLLTPLGRRVVEEPAALWEFLADRLASPDTPADEVVMRLLVHWELTGTEPGWMMIDEVVRSELTFRGFVMTEGNGGIPLNLARDLYLDVRRPLGLLALWGSRMRRGPEPKLSDAGIKFLLDVQRRLDASQR